Part of the Flavobacteriales bacterium genome, TTGGGTCATATAAATAACTTTGAGCTTTCAAGCTGTCTGTCATTAAATTTGGCATAAAAGAATTGAGTACTAGCAGAAGAAGTCCAATAATGATAAAAGAAGAAATAAAACCAAATGCAGCACCGCCTAATCTATTAACAAAAGAAAGGTTAGCGATTTCGAATAGATAATCCACCAGTTTTGCTATTAAGCTAATAGCAAGCATAATCGCAAGTAAGATCGTGATAAAAGCAACGACTGTTAAGGCGGTATTTCCTAGCTGAATATAGTTTTGTAGAAAATCTTTTACTTGACTCAAGAAAATAATGCCTCCAATAAATCCTAAAATCAAACCAAAGAATGAGGCAGCTTCAAGAATTAAACCTCTCCAAAAACCTTTTGCTATTGCTATAATAATTGGGATTGCAATGGCATAATCTAACCAAGTAAAGGAATTGAGTAAATCGGTCATAATACTATAGAATAATGTAATTTTGCAATAAAATTAAACTATTTCAATGAATTTGGAGGAAGTAAATCAAAAGTGGGAGCAAATTGTAGATTTTATGTCTCAAAAATTTGCCGATGGTGAGGAAAAATTAGATATGCAAGCTATTTTATTCTTTGTTGGAATTCAAGAGCTTGGTCAAGGTTTTAGAGAGTTTTCTAAACAAGAGAAGATGGATTTATTACATATTGCTATTTGTAAGCTTTTATCAGAATATGGTTATTATGATTTTGATAAAAAGGATGAGGATGGATGGCCTCATTACTTACCAAACAAAGAAATGCCTCCTTTGAGTCCCAAAAAACAAACGGAGCTCATGAAAGAGGCAATTGTAAATTATTTTGAAAAGGCTTCAATACCTTTTTAGAAATTATATCGATTACTTGTTAATACGCCTTTGTTTCACGCATTCACAAAGAGTTTTAACCATGTATCGGTATTATACTGGTGAGTAAATTAACACCACAAATGTATTACTCGGTAGGGTAGATATAAATCAATCTTTCGATGGTTTCATTAGCTTCTAGCTTAATATCTGCTTTACCGAATTTCCCTTCTTCTTGAACCGCTAATTTAAAGTGAATATTAGCTTCGTGTTTGAACTCAAAAGAGACTTTACCTTCTGCATCACTTTTTTTAGTTTGTTCAATATCATCCAATAATTCTTTTGTAGGGTTTTCAATGAATACAGTAGATTCTACATGAACCCCTTCTTTAGGTAACTTAGTGGTATAATCCACTACACTTATATTTACTTTGTAAACATCAGCCTCCTTACAGGAGAAAATAAACATTGAAAGAATAAAAACGAAAGAAATTTTCTTTAAAATCTGCCACATAATGTAATAGTCTAAATACTTGTTGAAAAACAAATATAGTAATATATAATAGGATTAACAACCGAAGAATCATGAAAAAACCGCTTCT contains:
- a CDS encoding CvpA family protein, translating into MTDLLNSFTWLDYAIAIPIIIAIAKGFWRGLILEAASFFGLILGFIGGIIFLSQVKDFLQNYIQLGNTALTVVAFITILLAIMLAISLIAKLVDYLFEIANLSFVNRLGGAAFGFISSFIIIGLLLLVLNSFMPNLMTDSLKAQSYLYDPMTIMIPQILDILGLEEIEELLSPQTLSNINI